A part of Drosophila bipectinata strain 14024-0381.07 chromosome 3L, DbipHiC1v2, whole genome shotgun sequence genomic DNA contains:
- the cmpy gene encoding cysteine-rich motor neuron 1 protein, with protein sequence MGGRAKGWEQSVMVEDIRTRTTTVAGKQHNKAKLPHRMRQNGSYFGRLNVSALLIYLGCYLLLIMAASGGSNNVVNGLKCYCNPKECDVIHSPDCPGKGLMLWDPCKCCRICAKTLGESCGGPGGFSGQCEPPLQCVTKLPISSGLGVCMDLQHLTALTYSQRNNCTDSESIVLQPGCEITNKRCQCWPTMRTCRSDFTGDGGSPSESRWHFKNLQECQLNLQNLIKLELEFDEDYKISPSKFSYKKLRRKRKSLRKRIII encoded by the exons ATGGGCGGAAGAGCCAAAGGCTGGGAGCAGTCGGTGATGGTGGAGGATATACGCACAAGGACAACAACGGTGGCAGGCAAACAGCACAACAAAGCCAAACTTCCGCATAGGATGCGCCAGAACGGAAGTTATTTTGGCCGCCTGAACGTGAGCGCGCTGCTCATCTACTTGGGCTGCTATCTGCTCCTGATAATGGCAGCATCTGGCGGCAGCAACAATGTGGTAAATGGCCTCAAATGCTACTGCAATCCGAAGGAGTGCGACGTAATACATTCACCGGACTGCCCAGGCAAAGGACTTATGCTCTGGGATCCCTGCAA ATGTTGCCGCATATGCGCCAAAACGCTGGGCGAGTCCTGCGGCGGTCCGGGCGGATTTTCCGGTCAATGTGAGCCGCCCCTGCAGTGTGTGACCAAACTGCCCATTAGCAGCGGACTGGGCGTATGTATGG ACTTGCAGCACTTGACCGCCCTGACCTACAGCCAACGCAATAATTGCACTGACAGCGAATCGATTGTCCTGCAGCCAGGATGCGAGATCACAAACAAACGCTGCCAGTGCTGGCCCACCATGCGCACCTGTCGCAGCGACTTCACCGGCGACGGCGGCTCCCCCAGCGAATCCCGTTGGCATTTCAAAAACCTACAG GAGTGCCAGTTGAATTTGCAAAACCTTATTAAGCTCGAACTGGAATTCGATGAAGACTACAAAATCTCACCGAGCAAATTTTCATACAAAAAGTTGCGCAGAAAGCGGAAATCTCTAAGAAAACGCAT AATCATCTAG
- the LOC108126189 gene encoding uncharacterized protein encodes MYTRFWIISLLFLPIQLGLAKRNYDINISKLDCRIMQPQYVSLLECEIVRKRIPVVSSRFILKEDIDKFNINATFDLIKKDNSRMSVAEFKMDGCKYLSSMYNNILGRLFARFKAVSNLPTSCPVVKGKLFEIRNYTFLADEFPPGVPQAKWQVRTKLLTSTGPVVELLIDGSVVYNT; translated from the exons ATGTACACCCGGTTTTGGATTATTTCCCTACTATTTTTGCCCATTCAACTGGGACTGGCGAAG AGAAACTATGACATCAATATAAGCAAACTGGACTGCCGGATAATGCAACCTCAGTATGTCAGTCTGTTGGAGTGCGAAATTGTTCGCAAACGCATACCCGTGGTATCATCTCGTTTTATATTAAAGGAGGACATTGATAAGTTTAATATAAATGCCACATTCGATTTGATAAAAAAGGACAATAGCCGCATGAGTGTGGCAGAGTTCAAAATGGATGGTTGCAAGTATCTCAGCTCGATGTACAATAATATTCTGGGCCGACTTTTTGCTCGATTCAAGGCAGTCAGCAATCTTCCTACTTCATGTCCGGTGGTTAAG GGAAAACTGTTCGAGATCCGAAACTACACATTCCTGGCCGACGAATTCCCGCCAGGAGTGCCCCAGGCCAAATGGCAAGTGCGAACTAAATTGCTGACGAGCACCGGACCGGTTGTGGAACTATTAATCGACGGCAGTGTGGTCTATAATACGTGA